A DNA window from Buttiauxella agrestis contains the following coding sequences:
- a CDS encoding DUF1214 domain-containing protein translates to MIKVNAILMTTLIMGSSAYAAQTVTPENYARAEVDLSYQNVVNDVGSNKFRHDRTLMPLDKQPAVTMNRDTIYSFGVYYVPNGTTVTLPKSKDGRYQSAMIMQNDDFTDQVFYGPGTFEIKSKTEFAAIVVRTQVNPGDPQDIDYVHKLQDEITVKWPAGTKVKSYTPVDWDKDSLMTLRKQYQAEAAKLPNFNDTAGARGKIDPKMLRLSASVALGLLPAEDAVYLYRDFGLSGDKCYKATYSKPDFNEGGFFSFTMYGADKYLHDENSILNNRTIKFDPDGKFTIYYGPKKVCGTQKNWLPTPGDNWYLGMRIYRPGESVINGSYTVPTPVEVK, encoded by the coding sequence ATGATAAAAGTAAATGCCATACTGATGACGACATTGATAATGGGCTCTTCAGCATACGCTGCTCAAACAGTTACCCCAGAAAACTATGCCCGTGCCGAAGTTGACCTTTCTTATCAAAACGTGGTTAACGACGTTGGCAGCAATAAATTCCGTCATGATCGCACACTGATGCCGCTGGATAAGCAACCTGCAGTGACCATGAACCGCGACACAATTTACTCCTTTGGCGTCTACTATGTTCCGAATGGCACGACGGTAACGTTGCCAAAATCAAAAGATGGCCGCTACCAGTCGGCAATGATCATGCAGAATGATGACTTCACCGATCAGGTCTTTTATGGCCCGGGTACTTTTGAGATAAAATCAAAAACCGAGTTTGCGGCAATCGTGGTGCGCACTCAGGTGAATCCAGGCGATCCGCAGGATATTGACTATGTCCATAAGTTACAGGATGAAATAACCGTTAAATGGCCTGCAGGTACCAAAGTTAAGTCTTATACGCCTGTAGACTGGGATAAAGACAGCCTGATGACGTTGCGTAAACAGTACCAGGCTGAGGCTGCGAAATTACCTAACTTCAATGACACCGCAGGTGCACGGGGTAAAATTGACCCGAAAATGCTGCGTCTTAGCGCCTCTGTCGCGCTCGGTTTGCTTCCCGCAGAAGACGCAGTTTACCTCTATCGTGATTTTGGTCTGAGCGGGGATAAATGCTACAAAGCTACCTACAGCAAACCAGATTTCAATGAAGGTGGTTTCTTCTCCTTCACGATGTATGGTGCGGATAAATACCTGCACGATGAGAATTCTATTCTGAATAACCGCACCATTAAATTCGATCCGGATGGCAAATTCACTATTTACTATGGTCCTAAAAAGGTCTGCGGTACGCAGAAAAACTGGCTACCCACTCCTGGAGATAACTGGTATCTGGGAATGCGTATTTATCGCCCTGGGGAGTCTGTCATTAATGGTTCTTATACCGTACCGACACCTGTCGAAGTGAAATAA
- a CDS encoding DUF1254 domain-containing protein, with protein MKKVLCLSMLALCVSNAWAADAISLDKVRELETTLVGKKDVSVTPENYAFAELDVAMNEEVKHGATNKFYHHRMPMEIDKQPAVLMNRDTLYSFAIIDASHGATVHVPEGDGRYISLHVMDHDHTTEHVYYGAGDYKIDPDKATHFLVLNIRTQVNPNDPADIQKAHVIQDEYKVTFPDGYTPKAFKMIDWNTDELKKLQAHYRQLADKRGVSKTSGPRGDYPQEDVNIGAAVATGLLPDKDAWYSFNTYKVDKNTCYTATYQVPGMAKPDLGFYSLTIYGDDLYLHNEKGSSLSNKELKLDSGGKTFTMHYGTEQTCGKDAQNLLIAPTDNWTLALRVYFPTQDIQDNKYKLPEPKPVK; from the coding sequence ATGAAAAAGGTACTTTGCCTGAGTATGCTGGCTTTGTGTGTCAGTAATGCATGGGCTGCGGACGCTATCAGTCTTGATAAGGTCCGCGAACTCGAAACGACGCTTGTCGGGAAAAAGGATGTCAGTGTCACCCCTGAAAACTATGCTTTTGCCGAACTCGACGTGGCGATGAACGAAGAAGTGAAACATGGTGCAACGAATAAGTTTTATCACCACCGTATGCCAATGGAGATAGATAAGCAGCCTGCGGTATTAATGAACCGCGATACTCTCTATTCTTTTGCCATTATTGATGCTTCTCATGGTGCGACAGTTCACGTTCCCGAAGGGGATGGTCGTTATATTTCTCTGCACGTGATGGATCATGATCACACCACTGAACATGTGTATTACGGCGCAGGTGATTACAAAATTGACCCTGACAAAGCGACTCATTTCCTGGTTCTGAATATTCGCACTCAGGTGAATCCAAACGATCCGGCTGACATCCAGAAAGCACATGTCATTCAGGATGAATATAAGGTCACCTTCCCGGACGGCTACACGCCAAAAGCGTTCAAGATGATTGACTGGAACACAGATGAGCTGAAAAAACTTCAGGCCCATTATCGCCAGCTCGCAGATAAACGTGGCGTCAGTAAAACGTCCGGCCCACGTGGTGATTATCCGCAAGAGGATGTGAATATCGGTGCGGCAGTGGCCACGGGATTACTGCCTGACAAAGATGCCTGGTACTCATTTAATACCTATAAGGTGGATAAAAATACCTGCTATACCGCGACCTATCAGGTTCCGGGAATGGCAAAACCCGATCTCGGTTTTTATTCCCTGACGATTTACGGTGATGACCTGTACCTGCATAACGAAAAAGGGTCCAGTCTTTCTAACAAAGAACTGAAACTCGACTCGGGCGGAAAAACGTTCACCATGCATTATGGTACTGAGCAAACCTGCGGAAAAGACGCGCAAAATTTGCTTATTGCGCCAACGGATAACTGGACACTGGCTTTACGTGTTTATTTCCCAACCCAGGATATTCAGGACAATAAATATAAACTTCCTGAACCAAAGCCGGTGAAGTAA
- a CDS encoding AAA family ATPase, whose product MLIIFSGLPGSGKSTIAQALTKQLNALYLRIDTIEQAILKAEEDGREMGPTGYFVAYSLARENLLLGATVITDSVNPLALTRDAYREIALSARTDFLEIEIVCSDMIEHRKRVETRVSQVEGLTLPDWKYVTDLTYEPWNREHLILDSYSLSSDECVSRIIKLLSR is encoded by the coding sequence ATGCTAATCATCTTCAGTGGTTTGCCTGGAAGCGGGAAAAGCACTATCGCTCAGGCTTTGACAAAGCAGTTAAATGCTCTTTACTTGCGAATCGACACGATTGAGCAGGCCATACTTAAAGCCGAAGAAGATGGCCGTGAAATGGGGCCTACTGGTTATTTTGTCGCTTACTCACTCGCCAGAGAAAACCTGCTATTAGGAGCAACAGTAATCACTGACTCAGTTAACCCACTGGCGTTAACCCGTGATGCCTATCGAGAAATAGCTTTATCGGCAAGAACCGATTTTTTAGAAATTGAGATCGTATGTTCCGATATGATTGAGCATCGTAAACGAGTGGAAACAAGGGTGTCACAAGTCGAGGGGTTAACCCTGCCAGATTGGAAATATGTTACCGATTTGACTTATGAACCATGGAACAGAGAACACCTCATTTTAGACTCGTACAGTTTATCCAGCGATGAATGTGTATCAAGGATCATCAAACTTCTTTCGCGATGA
- a CDS encoding phage portal protein: MAKKRKHHAAKNTITPPAAAPKKMEAFTFGEPSPVLDRRDILDYTECVGNGKWFEPPVSFTGLAKTLRAAVHHSSPIYVKRNILASTFIPHPLLSQQDFSRFALDFLVFGNAFLEKRMSVTGKLLRLETSPAKYTRKGTGEDAYWFVQSFVTPHEFAPSSVFHLLEPDINQELYGLPEYLSALNSAWLNESATLFRRKYYQNGAHAGYIMYVTDAAQSSTDVESLREAMRSSKGLGNFKNLFFYAPNGKPDGIKIVPLSEVATKDDFFNIKKASAEDLMSAHRVPPQMMGVIPNNTGGFGDVVKAAQVFVRNELTPLQERIKEVNEWIGAEVIRFKPYELTPAE, translated from the coding sequence ATGGCGAAGAAACGCAAACATCACGCAGCAAAAAATACCATCACACCACCGGCTGCTGCACCGAAAAAAATGGAAGCCTTTACCTTTGGTGAGCCGTCGCCGGTGCTCGATCGCCGTGACATTCTGGATTACACCGAGTGCGTCGGTAACGGGAAATGGTTTGAGCCACCGGTGAGTTTTACCGGTCTTGCCAAAACGCTGCGCGCTGCCGTTCACCACAGCTCGCCGATTTACGTAAAGCGCAATATTCTGGCCTCAACCTTTATCCCGCACCCGCTGTTATCACAGCAGGATTTCAGCCGCTTTGCGCTGGATTTTCTGGTGTTCGGCAATGCGTTTCTGGAAAAGCGCATGAGTGTTACCGGCAAGCTGTTACGGCTGGAAACCTCACCGGCCAAATATACCCGCAAGGGTACCGGCGAGGATGCGTACTGGTTTGTGCAGTCGTTTGTCACCCCGCATGAGTTCGCGCCTAGCTCCGTGTTCCACCTGCTGGAGCCGGATATCAACCAGGAGCTTTACGGCCTGCCGGAATACCTCAGCGCACTTAACTCGGCCTGGCTGAATGAATCGGCAACGCTTTTCCGTCGCAAGTATTACCAGAACGGCGCGCACGCCGGTTACATCATGTATGTGACGGACGCCGCGCAGAGCAGCACGGATGTGGAATCCCTGCGCGAAGCGATGCGCAGCTCAAAAGGATTAGGCAATTTTAAAAACCTGTTTTTCTACGCACCCAACGGCAAACCGGACGGGATTAAAATCGTGCCGCTCAGTGAAGTGGCGACCAAAGACGATTTCTTTAACATCAAGAAAGCCAGTGCCGAGGACTTAATGAGCGCACACCGCGTACCGCCACAGATGATGGGTGTCATCCCCAACAATACCGGTGGTTTCGGTGACGTAGTGAAGGCCGCACAGGTGTTTGTGCGTAACGAGCTGACGCCGCTGCAGGAGAGAATTAAAGAGGTAAACGAATGGATTGGTGCCGAGGTGATCCGCTTTAAACCTTACGAGCTGACACCCGCCGAATAA
- a CDS encoding replication endonuclease — protein sequence MLTPSTTVNYAYPWNAPRSAIASPYLTYEQQHRRDRMFAALLHARKAISRLPKSIRFDVYRTVEMIEREQGNRRANAFLISFCKKVLSRIELVTSKYHVAGVSAGVNTGIAGCRIDTEIHEYMDLRLINMIGRYNCLPDMSRADIDLLAADIANFTRSELANINDSGFGELKTLYTWYNQAGLIALQFNVTPPHWERVAKKYVDQDDIAPAVIRMFTETWWRSRLRRVASSWREHLQIAVGTVSKIKQVYASKNCVTDWREQKRRTREFLKGLELEDEDGNRISLIEKYDGSVANPAIRRCELMTRIRGFENICNELGYVGEFYTITAPSKYHATTKAGYRNAKWRGASPADTQCYLTDLWARIRAKLHREEIRIFGIRVAEPHHDATPHWHMLMFMLPEDVERVRCIIRDYAWKEDFTELKSEKARKARFHAEAIDPEKGSATGYIAKYISKNIDGYALDNEKDDESGELLKETAPAVSAWAARWHIRQFQFLGGAPVTVYRELRRMADTNAAHGLSVEFAAVHDAADAGDWAGYVNAQGGPFVRRDDLQVRTLYEARDDLNQYGEETVLIRGVYDAAIGSDAPILTRLTQWKIVPKRAVDLAVDVKGEPSPSRSSVNNCTGSESDLPELDLLNPLSRREKRELTNRIRKPKSPTGRKFIHGLDEQNGVIEKTVSEIHLTTGVTISRGEALHLIAGGRSSFDGKWLKGSAAGEIFSAAPSQHAKARKYHAKAQEIVSRVTYLAESAMKKCH from the coding sequence ATGCTGACGCCTAGCACCACGGTAAATTATGCTTATCCTTGGAATGCTCCACGGTCAGCAATAGCCAGCCCATACCTAACATATGAGCAACAACACCGCCGCGACCGTATGTTCGCAGCTTTGCTGCATGCAAGAAAAGCTATTTCTCGTCTTCCTAAAAGTATTCGTTTCGATGTTTATCGCACTGTGGAAATGATTGAGCGGGAGCAGGGGAATCGGCGAGCCAATGCTTTTTTAATTAGCTTTTGCAAAAAGGTATTGTCGCGCATTGAGCTTGTTACAAGCAAATATCATGTTGCTGGTGTTAGTGCTGGTGTTAACACCGGGATTGCTGGCTGCCGCATTGATACCGAAATACATGAATATATGGATTTACGGCTAATCAATATGATTGGCCGATATAATTGCCTGCCGGACATGTCCCGAGCTGACATTGATTTATTGGCCGCTGATATCGCGAACTTTACCCGCTCTGAGCTGGCAAATATTAATGACTCGGGTTTTGGTGAGCTAAAAACTCTTTATACCTGGTATAACCAGGCAGGCTTAATTGCATTGCAGTTCAATGTCACCCCTCCGCATTGGGAGCGAGTAGCAAAGAAGTATGTGGATCAGGATGATATTGCCCCGGCGGTTATCCGCATGTTTACAGAGACGTGGTGGCGTAGCCGCCTTCGTCGTGTCGCTTCATCATGGCGTGAGCACCTGCAAATTGCGGTTGGGACTGTGAGCAAGATTAAGCAGGTTTACGCAAGTAAAAACTGTGTCACAGACTGGCGAGAGCAAAAGCGTCGCACGCGCGAGTTTCTTAAAGGGCTAGAGCTTGAGGACGAGGACGGCAATCGCATCAGCCTGATTGAAAAATATGATGGTTCTGTTGCTAACCCCGCCATCCGTCGTTGTGAACTGATGACCCGCATCCGAGGGTTTGAAAATATCTGCAATGAGCTTGGCTACGTCGGCGAGTTCTACACAATCACAGCACCATCAAAATATCACGCCACAACAAAAGCTGGCTACCGTAACGCTAAATGGAGGGGTGCCAGCCCTGCTGACACTCAGTGTTATTTAACCGATTTGTGGGCGCGTATCCGCGCCAAACTACACCGCGAAGAAATTCGTATCTTCGGGATACGTGTCGCCGAACCTCACCACGATGCGACACCGCACTGGCATATGCTCATGTTCATGCTGCCGGAAGATGTGGAGCGCGTTCGCTGTATTATTCGTGATTATGCCTGGAAAGAAGACTTTACCGAGCTGAAAAGTGAAAAGGCCAGAAAGGCGCGTTTCCATGCCGAGGCAATAGATCCGGAGAAAGGTAGCGCTACAGGCTATATCGCTAAATACATTTCTAAAAACATTGATGGCTATGCACTCGACAATGAAAAAGATGACGAAAGCGGCGAGTTGCTGAAAGAAACAGCTCCCGCCGTTTCGGCCTGGGCGGCGCGCTGGCATATCCGTCAATTTCAATTTCTCGGCGGTGCGCCGGTTACGGTTTATCGTGAATTACGCCGCATGGCTGATACCAATGCGGCTCATGGCTTGAGCGTTGAATTTGCTGCCGTGCATGATGCAGCTGACGCCGGTGATTGGGCTGGCTATGTTAATGCGCAGGGCGGCCCGTTTGTGCGCCGCGACGATTTACAGGTGCGTACACTTTATGAGGCACGCGACGACCTGAACCAGTACGGAGAGGAAACCGTCTTGATTCGTGGTGTCTATGATGCCGCCATAGGTTCTGATGCTCCGATTTTAACCCGACTCACGCAGTGGAAGATTGTCCCGAAACGTGCTGTTGATTTGGCCGTTGACGTTAAGGGCGAACCTTCGCCCTCTCGGAGTTCTGTCAATAACTGTACGGGAAGCGAAAGCGACCTACCGGAGTTGGATTTATTAAATCCACTTAGTCGGCGTGAAAAACGAGAGTTGACGAACCGAATAAGGAAGCCCAAATCGCCTACCGGAAGAAAATTTATTCACGGACTGGATGAGCAGAACGGTGTGATAGAAAAAACGGTCAGCGAGATACATTTGACCACTGGCGTTACCATTAGCCGGGGCGAAGCGTTGCACCTGATTGCCGGTGGTCGCAGTAGCTTTGATGGTAAATGGCTGAAAGGTTCGGCCGCTGGAGAAATCTTTTCCGCTGCTCCATCCCAACATGCAAAGGCCAGGAAATATCATGCTAAAGCTCAGGAAATCGTAAGCCGTGTAACGTATTTAGCAGAGTCAGCCATGAAAAAGTGCCATTAA
- a CDS encoding DinI-like family protein: MDRELNEHVMIERVEMIARLTAEGACQERDREIALNLIAEIARGNLLKSDSFSVVFAPTPFEERLKRVGEVRVNITLDKDQQIGQQIVDAFQGELTRRIQSVFPSTHVVVKKGSTTGVELVGFDKDSDREALDNILQEVWEDESWR, from the coding sequence GTGGATAGAGAGTTGAATGAGCACGTTATGATTGAGCGGGTCGAAATGATTGCGCGTTTAACGGCTGAAGGCGCTTGTCAGGAAAGAGACCGTGAAATTGCCTTGAATTTAATTGCTGAAATTGCGAGGGGGAACTTATTAAAAAGTGACTCTTTTTCAGTGGTTTTTGCTCCTACGCCCTTTGAAGAAAGATTAAAACGAGTGGGGGAGGTAAGAGTAAACATCACGTTGGATAAAGACCAACAAATTGGCCAGCAGATTGTAGATGCTTTCCAAGGCGAGTTGACCAGGCGAATACAGTCTGTTTTCCCATCAACGCATGTCGTAGTCAAAAAAGGTTCGACGACAGGCGTAGAGTTGGTGGGGTTTGATAAGGATTCTGACCGTGAAGCGCTGGATAATATACTTCAGGAAGTTTGGGAAGATGAGAGCTGGCGTTAG
- a CDS encoding DUF1214 domain-containing protein, whose protein sequence is MKTTLRALAIAVAMLTSSAVLAVDTGVQADGQVTAQNPSFAATNGVKVTMDNLIRAETAKYFAAETLTSGGNKFRHERKGIDLKNQTVIRSNFDLIYSYGVFDTKDGLTVSVPAYDLYQSVHIFDEDHFTIAVVYPGQTVTVKQSDLTHGRFVYLFMRTQPRSLDEKGIAELNNRQDMVKVSFGGTPEPYKSDVKYDVDSFNKLRAEIVRRGPKEAVIYKGFVSKGDKIITPQYQLVNIGGWGGLPAKHAFYWVVAPADEDAKNAQCSSTTIRPLPVQYDKNGYWSLTVYNAEGWVKSDPFVINSHHAKANKDGSYTLHFNCGDKAINNFQTTKNWNALMRAYLPNSVDDILKFSKDMQENHPVISQK, encoded by the coding sequence ATGAAAACAACATTACGCGCTTTAGCAATCGCTGTCGCCATGCTAACCAGTTCTGCAGTACTTGCCGTCGATACTGGTGTACAGGCTGACGGACAAGTCACGGCCCAGAACCCTTCGTTCGCCGCGACCAACGGTGTCAAGGTCACTATGGATAATCTTATCCGAGCCGAAACAGCCAAATATTTCGCCGCAGAGACATTAACGTCAGGGGGAAATAAATTCCGCCATGAACGTAAGGGTATTGATCTAAAAAATCAGACGGTTATCCGCTCAAATTTCGATTTGATTTATTCGTACGGTGTTTTCGATACCAAAGATGGATTAACAGTTTCAGTTCCTGCTTACGATCTTTATCAGAGTGTACATATTTTCGATGAGGATCATTTCACTATCGCCGTGGTTTATCCGGGGCAAACCGTCACCGTTAAACAGTCGGACTTAACACACGGTCGTTTTGTTTATCTCTTCATGCGCACTCAGCCCAGGAGTCTGGACGAAAAAGGAATAGCAGAACTGAATAACCGACAGGATATGGTGAAAGTAAGTTTTGGGGGCACGCCTGAACCCTATAAAAGTGACGTGAAATACGATGTTGATTCCTTCAACAAACTGCGTGCTGAAATTGTTCGCCGTGGTCCGAAAGAAGCGGTGATTTATAAAGGTTTTGTCTCTAAAGGGGATAAAATTATCACTCCACAATACCAGTTAGTGAATATTGGCGGTTGGGGTGGGCTACCGGCAAAACACGCTTTTTACTGGGTAGTGGCTCCGGCTGATGAAGACGCGAAGAATGCACAATGTAGCTCGACCACCATACGTCCTCTTCCCGTTCAGTATGACAAAAATGGTTACTGGTCCTTGACGGTTTACAATGCTGAAGGCTGGGTTAAATCTGACCCATTTGTGATTAATTCACATCATGCCAAAGCGAATAAAGATGGCAGCTACACGCTTCATTTCAACTGTGGCGACAAGGCGATTAACAATTTCCAGACTACGAAGAACTGGAACGCATTAATGCGTGCCTACTTGCCAAATTCTGTTGACGATATTCTTAAATTCTCCAAAGACATGCAGGAGAATCATCCTGTCATTAGTCAGAAATAA